A stretch of DNA from Deltaproteobacteria bacterium GWC2_65_14:
TCGATGCGCGGCTGGTCGAGACGATCCGCGCGAACGGCGCGGAACTGGTCTGCCTCGCCGGGTTCATGCGGATCCTGACCCCGGTGTTCGTCGGGGCCTTCCCGAACCGGATCCTCAACATCCACCCTGCGCTCCTCCCCTCCTTCCCGGGCACCCACGGGCCGAAGCAGGCGCTGGAATACGGCGTCCGTTTCTCCGGCTGCACGGTCCACTATCTCGACGAGGGGGTCGACACGGGCCCGGTCGTCGTCCAGGCGGTCGTGCCGGTCTACGACGACGACACGGAGGAGTCGCTGGCCGCGCGGATCCTGGTCCAGGAGCACCGGATCTAT
This window harbors:
- a CDS encoding phosphoribosylglycinamide formyltransferase: MSERPPIAVLISGSGSNLQAIIDASERGEIPCRVALVVSNKEDAYGLVRAATHGIPTEVVRHRDFPTRESFDARLVETIRANGAELVCLAGFMRILTPVFVGAFPNRILNIHPALLPSFPGTHGPKQALEYGVRFSGCTVHYLDEGVDTGPVVVQAVVPVYDDDTEESLAARILVQEHRIYPMAIRLHLQGKLRIEGRRVTIEGEPRIPEFFHRNPDA